The proteins below come from a single Methanothermobacter sp. genomic window:
- a CDS encoding Coenzyme F420 hydrogenase/dehydrogenase, beta subunit C-terminal domain: protein MRNASEVGDLCTGCGTCTALCPTQALEMRVNEKKGVYEPVLTGECNECGVCLRVCPGLGVDFRKLNMEVFGREPDDILLGNYEACYVAHSTDEKLRYDSSSGGMVTQVLLYLLEEGLIDGALVTRMNPERPLEPEPFIARTPDEIIESRGSKYCPVPANVALREIIDVPGMYAVVGLPCHIHGIRKAELLNRKLRERIVYHLGILCNNTPNFKATEFLLKHIKLKKEEIKKINYRGKGWPGFLSIKAKKDLKIPQPEYWDSGFGLFFCSVRCKLCIDHFCKFSDASFGDYWMETRKNDGLSLVIMRKKNLMKIISSMNPEKICKKTVSPKKLKETQGKTPIIKINFYFYSKKLRIYKIPSYNEKVQNGDFVLFLKDFITWNIGHAMSENKHLLHLLEFYSKMLKILIK, encoded by the coding sequence ATGAGGAATGCTAGTGAAGTTGGAGATCTGTGTACAGGTTGCGGTACATGCACCGCATTATGCCCAACGCAGGCCCTTGAGATGCGTGTCAATGAGAAGAAAGGGGTTTATGAGCCAGTTTTAACTGGTGAGTGCAATGAGTGTGGAGTCTGCCTGAGGGTCTGCCCTGGACTAGGTGTGGATTTCAGGAAGCTCAACATGGAAGTTTTTGGGAGAGAACCAGATGATATCCTCTTGGGGAATTATGAGGCCTGCTACGTGGCACACTCCACCGATGAGAAATTGAGGTATGACTCATCCTCGGGGGGTATGGTGACGCAGGTACTCCTCTACCTCCTGGAGGAGGGCCTCATAGATGGTGCCCTTGTAACCCGCATGAACCCTGAGAGGCCCCTTGAACCTGAACCATTCATTGCAAGGACCCCTGATGAGATAATTGAGTCGAGGGGGTCCAAGTACTGCCCCGTACCCGCTAACGTCGCCCTCAGGGAGATAATCGATGTCCCCGGTATGTATGCTGTTGTGGGCCTCCCATGCCACATTCATGGTATCAGGAAGGCTGAACTCCTGAACAGGAAGCTGAGGGAGCGTATAGTCTATCACCTCGGGATTTTATGTAACAATACACCTAATTTTAAAGCTACCGAATTTTTACTTAAACATATAAAATTGAAAAAGGAAGAAATTAAGAAAATAAATTATCGTGGTAAAGGATGGCCAGGATTTTTAAGTATTAAAGCAAAAAAGGATTTAAAAATTCCTCAACCTGAGTACTGGGATTCAGGTTTTGGGCTATTCTTCTGCTCCGTTAGATGTAAACTTTGTATTGACCATTTCTGTAAATTTTCTGATGCTTCCTTTGGTGATTACTGGATGGAAACTAGAAAAAATGACGGTTTATCACTTGTTATAATGAGAAAAAAAAATTTAATGAAAATCATTTCATCAATGAATCCTGAAAAAATATGTAAAAAGACGGTTTCTCCTAAAAAATTAAAGGAAACGCAGGGCAAAACTCCAATAATAAAAATAAATTTCTACTTTTACTCAAAAAAATTAAGAATATACAAAATACCATCTTATAATGAGAAAGTGCAAAATGGAGACTTTGTACTTTTCCTCAAAGATTTCATCACTTGGAACATCGGTCATGCTATGAGTGAGAATAAACATTTATTGCATCTTTTAGAGTTTTATTCAAAAATGTTAAAAATTCTCATAAAATAA
- a CDS encoding cobaltochelatase subunit CobN — MDSRVIVIAVLLVFMFQGTADAADNSTVDVLVIHSIEGTRVVNEAAHRVLQEYPDRNITIRVRSSPQIVNSTPEEVEALINSSDVIICNYLGTEDYTRMLRVITAKPEILNGKFFAVFDGASGLELVKMSRINDELVFNGVPDTVVSTVSRALRVLQPLPLLEAYVNQYPQIALWAQGEGYYCYRNVPSYRNQILWAADVWARGRNITLNVTYDPPRAVPRELLYRDGKLYENLTDYLRDYPLDPAKPTIGFIESESNMLGGGTAHIDSLIEKLRNRYNIISAVARYGENTYSAMVRFFTTAPDLASFEANTTLYTPRIQALVSFSTYLLGGSASEKVKALLRFLNVPVLRGVIVNTRTVDDWLLSSDGVTPWSQDDIMGQAGFPETQGLIEPIIIAAAEFQSDRVTGAYTYSYSPIPERVEKLAARLTNWVNLSLTPAGDKRIAIIYYNYPPGKSEIGASYLNVPESIHEILLNLNKEGYRVGNITGAAELVTLMVERGINIANWAPGELERLANTTGVILWDAEEYLRWFQGLNPIARRYVTEGPTAYMEELLKMGLQRNVKAETLMKALNSWYAEMKDNIKSSDKASEGLQLLEVMYTALSGIIGGNSSLWSTFQAARNSFMLLGIPGLCGWGEPPGNVMTVTRNGRKYIVIPGILEGNVFIGPQPQRGWEANPEMLYNVGVLPPHHQYLAYYAWINTVFNASAMIHMGTMGSYEWLPGKEVMLAGFDFPDIVVDETPSIYIYRVDNAADGLAAKRRGLAVIIDHLTPAMKSTGLYGELLTLKELISNYKKADEQLKNQYLAEIRNTSLKLNLEDELGISIQNSTPDELITTISGYLMRIESTLIPVGLHTFGREWSSDAIAYMVSSMISTGDSSIYRLLAAEYGWIYEELTLDQRAVIENRTLTMVRALVDGSGPENLTDSPDILSKLQAATEYIALIRRSTAGEMSSLLNALRGGYVEPGPGREPLMNPSGLPTGRNFYTIDPSTVPTQAAYSVGAEIVRKVLATYTEPPEKLAVVIWGVDTARDDGAMVSFVLNLLGVKPVWSSSGTVTGVKLIPLSELGRPRIDAVVTVSGLFRDVYGQVAVTMDRAFRLALAASYTTILEGYPQVSEALEAAVKPLRTLKLFTAGSDPLEMNRVAVHWLELVQKYLGAGMNASDAGNLAIYRIFAPPLGSYGTGVKEAGEMSWTYNSTDELADLFMSRMGTSYSETGWGVKNVDLLADLLRGVSAVYQGRSTYLVGVTENDDMADYLGGLSLAIRKLTGSTPAVNIITVATGTPEILSLQQTIAIDMRTRYLNPEYVRGLMSEGYAGANRLSSAVRSLWLWQVTSPSGVPSWAWDELADTYIRDVNGLGVREWLSGKNSYALISITGTMLQAAHEGHWKADDATLRLLASTWAQAMAENGVACCDCSCGNIAMMEWAMQYLNPDLLARVKEKLYVATGSSAFAPAGGSTPDIPSTPNQGDSGGGSTSAGRNPSPGRGAGISNDAGTSVSEVKSAQESPAAGAGKAYEVSRASSSQGSSTGMPIYAIIGVIALVALAGVGYFMGGGRNRI, encoded by the coding sequence ATGGATTCAAGGGTAATAGTGATTGCAGTGTTACTCGTATTCATGTTCCAGGGTACAGCCGATGCAGCAGACAACAGCACCGTGGATGTCCTCGTCATACACTCCATCGAGGGGACCAGGGTTGTGAATGAGGCGGCCCACAGGGTCCTCCAGGAGTACCCTGATAGGAACATCACCATCAGGGTCAGGAGCTCACCCCAGATAGTCAACTCCACACCCGAGGAGGTGGAGGCACTCATAAACTCCTCGGACGTTATAATCTGCAACTACCTGGGGACAGAGGACTACACAAGGATGCTAAGGGTCATAACAGCAAAACCCGAAATCCTCAACGGAAAATTCTTCGCAGTCTTCGATGGCGCAAGCGGACTTGAACTCGTTAAGATGAGCCGGATAAACGATGAACTGGTCTTCAACGGCGTCCCGGACACTGTGGTGAGCACAGTGAGCAGGGCCCTCAGGGTGCTCCAGCCCCTCCCACTCCTGGAGGCCTACGTTAACCAGTACCCCCAGATAGCCCTCTGGGCCCAGGGGGAGGGATACTACTGCTACAGGAACGTCCCCAGCTACAGGAACCAGATACTCTGGGCAGCTGATGTATGGGCTAGGGGAAGGAACATCACCCTCAACGTCACCTACGACCCGCCAAGGGCGGTTCCAAGGGAACTCCTGTACCGTGACGGGAAGCTCTATGAGAACCTCACAGACTACCTCAGGGACTATCCACTGGACCCTGCAAAGCCCACCATAGGGTTCATCGAATCCGAGAGCAACATGCTCGGAGGGGGAACAGCCCATATAGACAGCCTCATAGAGAAGCTCAGAAACCGGTACAACATAATATCAGCGGTTGCAAGGTACGGTGAAAACACCTACTCTGCCATGGTGAGGTTCTTCACAACAGCACCAGACCTGGCATCATTTGAGGCCAACACCACGCTTTACACTCCAAGGATCCAGGCGCTGGTCTCATTCAGCACCTACCTCCTCGGGGGCTCAGCCTCAGAGAAGGTGAAGGCACTCCTTAGGTTCCTCAACGTGCCGGTCCTCCGGGGTGTTATAGTGAACACAAGGACGGTGGATGACTGGTTACTCTCCAGTGACGGCGTCACACCCTGGAGCCAGGATGACATCATGGGACAGGCAGGGTTCCCCGAGACCCAGGGACTCATAGAGCCCATAATCATAGCCGCGGCAGAGTTTCAGAGCGACAGAGTAACAGGTGCCTACACCTACTCCTACTCACCCATACCCGAGAGGGTGGAGAAACTGGCAGCGAGACTCACAAACTGGGTAAACCTCAGTTTAACGCCGGCAGGGGATAAGAGGATAGCCATCATATACTACAACTACCCGCCAGGCAAATCAGAGATCGGGGCAAGCTACCTCAACGTACCCGAGAGCATCCATGAGATACTCCTCAACCTGAATAAGGAGGGATACAGGGTCGGGAACATCACAGGAGCAGCTGAACTCGTAACCCTCATGGTTGAGAGGGGGATAAACATTGCAAACTGGGCACCCGGTGAACTCGAGAGACTCGCAAACACCACAGGCGTCATACTATGGGATGCAGAGGAATACCTCAGATGGTTCCAGGGCCTCAACCCCATAGCAAGAAGATACGTCACAGAGGGCCCCACAGCATACATGGAGGAACTCCTGAAAATGGGCCTCCAGAGGAATGTTAAGGCGGAGACCCTCATGAAGGCCCTGAACTCATGGTACGCTGAGATGAAGGACAACATAAAGTCATCAGACAAAGCCTCAGAGGGGCTGCAATTACTTGAAGTCATGTACACGGCACTCAGTGGAATTATAGGCGGCAACTCAAGCCTGTGGAGCACATTCCAGGCTGCAAGGAACTCCTTCATGCTCCTAGGAATACCCGGTCTCTGTGGCTGGGGAGAACCCCCGGGGAATGTGATGACCGTAACAAGGAACGGCAGGAAATACATTGTTATACCGGGTATACTGGAGGGGAACGTCTTCATAGGACCCCAGCCCCAGAGGGGATGGGAGGCCAACCCTGAGATGCTCTACAACGTGGGTGTACTCCCACCACACCACCAGTACCTGGCCTACTATGCATGGATAAACACGGTATTCAATGCCAGCGCAATGATACACATGGGTACCATGGGAAGCTACGAGTGGCTCCCGGGAAAGGAGGTCATGCTCGCAGGCTTCGACTTCCCGGACATAGTGGTGGATGAGACACCATCAATCTACATCTACCGCGTGGATAATGCAGCGGATGGACTGGCAGCCAAGAGGCGTGGACTCGCAGTCATCATCGACCACCTGACACCGGCAATGAAATCAACAGGACTCTACGGCGAACTCCTCACACTCAAGGAGTTAATATCAAACTACAAGAAGGCTGATGAACAGCTCAAAAACCAGTACCTGGCCGAGATACGGAACACATCCCTTAAACTGAACCTCGAAGATGAACTCGGCATCAGCATCCAGAATTCAACTCCAGATGAACTCATAACCACCATATCAGGGTACCTAATGAGGATCGAGTCCACACTGATACCGGTGGGACTCCACACCTTCGGGAGGGAGTGGAGCAGCGATGCAATAGCATACATGGTATCCTCAATGATCTCAACAGGAGACAGCTCCATATACAGGCTCCTGGCAGCAGAATACGGCTGGATCTACGAGGAACTCACACTGGACCAGCGTGCAGTTATCGAAAACAGGACGCTTACCATGGTAAGGGCACTTGTAGACGGCTCAGGACCAGAGAACCTCACAGATTCACCTGACATACTCAGCAAACTCCAGGCAGCAACAGAGTACATAGCATTAATCAGGAGGAGCACAGCGGGGGAGATGTCATCCCTCCTGAACGCACTCAGGGGCGGCTACGTTGAACCAGGACCCGGAAGGGAGCCCCTCATGAACCCATCAGGCCTCCCCACAGGAAGGAACTTCTACACAATAGACCCCAGCACCGTCCCAACACAGGCAGCCTACAGTGTGGGGGCTGAGATAGTGAGGAAGGTCCTCGCCACCTACACCGAGCCCCCGGAGAAACTTGCAGTGGTAATCTGGGGCGTGGACACAGCCAGGGACGACGGTGCCATGGTATCCTTTGTCCTGAACCTCCTGGGTGTGAAGCCAGTATGGAGCAGCTCAGGTACAGTTACAGGGGTGAAACTCATACCACTCAGTGAACTTGGAAGGCCACGTATAGACGCGGTGGTCACGGTAAGCGGACTCTTCAGGGACGTCTACGGCCAGGTCGCTGTTACAATGGACAGGGCATTCAGGCTGGCCCTCGCAGCATCATACACCACCATACTTGAAGGATACCCACAGGTTTCAGAGGCCCTTGAGGCGGCCGTTAAACCCCTCAGGACACTTAAACTCTTCACAGCAGGAAGTGACCCCCTTGAGATGAACAGAGTGGCAGTGCACTGGCTTGAACTGGTCCAGAAGTACCTTGGGGCCGGTATGAACGCCTCAGATGCGGGGAATCTGGCCATTTACAGGATATTCGCACCACCCCTGGGATCCTACGGCACAGGAGTCAAGGAGGCGGGTGAGATGTCCTGGACCTACAACAGCACAGATGAACTCGCAGACCTCTTTATGAGCCGCATGGGGACATCCTACTCAGAGACCGGCTGGGGTGTTAAGAACGTTGACCTCCTGGCAGACCTCCTCAGGGGCGTATCAGCGGTCTACCAGGGAAGGAGCACCTACCTTGTGGGTGTCACAGAGAACGATGACATGGCAGACTACCTGGGCGGCCTTTCACTGGCGATAAGGAAACTCACAGGCAGCACACCTGCAGTTAACATAATAACAGTGGCCACAGGCACACCTGAGATCCTCTCACTCCAGCAGACAATTGCCATTGACATGAGGACACGCTACCTCAACCCAGAATATGTGAGGGGTCTCATGTCTGAGGGTTACGCCGGTGCCAACAGACTCTCATCGGCTGTGAGGTCCCTCTGGCTCTGGCAGGTCACATCACCCTCAGGTGTGCCTTCATGGGCATGGGATGAACTTGCAGACACCTACATAAGGGACGTTAATGGCCTCGGTGTCAGGGAGTGGCTCTCAGGTAAGAACTCCTATGCACTGATATCCATCACAGGGACCATGCTCCAGGCAGCACATGAGGGGCACTGGAAGGCTGATGATGCAACACTAAGGCTCCTTGCATCCACATGGGCACAGGCGATGGCAGAGAATGGTGTTGCCTGCTGTGACTGCAGCTGCGGCAATATCGCAATGATGGAGTGGGCCATGCAGTACCTCAACCCTGACCTCCTTGCAAGGGTTAAGGAGAAACTGTATGTGGCCACAGGGAGCTCAGCATTCGCCCCAGCAGGAGGATCCACACCTGATATACCATCAACTCCAAACCAGGGAGATTCTGGTGGAGGTTCAACCTCAGCCGGGCGAAATCCATCACCAGGAAGGGGCGCCGGGATCTCCAATGATGCTGGAACTTCAGTTTCCGAGGTTAAGAGCGCCCAGGAGTCACCTGCTGCCGGGGCAGGGAAGGCCTATGAGGTGAGCAGGGCTTCTTCTTCTCAGGGTTCCAGTACCGGAATGCCGATCTACGCCATAATCGGTGTTATTGCACTGGTCGCCCTAGCTGGCGTGGGTTACTTCATGGGAGGTGGAAGAAACAGAATATAA
- a CDS encoding flippase codes for MNQIQRIVKNIGVTGLAQVLTALMSFVLLIYLARFLGEAEFGKYSFAFSLTTLLATLTDLGVNQLLVREIARNKDISEEYVNNAVMMKVPLAAITFMVIVAVSLILNLKTDVMVLLYLFGVYSVLLTVSNTYVSLFQAWEQMEYAAILQIIERVFTVALGLAVLILGYGVIAVACVYAAAGVLDVVISVAITSRRFLRPSLSFNPSLQRKLIVMGLPFGLNSLFAMFFFKIDTVLLGIMKDDVAVGIYNAAYNPLLSLSMIVSGMVAAAIYPVMSRYFTSDTDSLETFTMVSCRYLSILGFPIAVGCLVLADRFIELFYGGGYLGATLAFQILALFIPIRLVSTVTGTLLTSINRQGYRMLSVGLSAVLNIILNVALIPAYSYIGASAATVISEFFLYLLFLFYIWRHYRGVNVSSTFTTPAVASIVMALAIYPVRDMSLMITVALASCVYFTVLAVIGGFREEDRMIIMNVLGRE; via the coding sequence ATGAACCAGATCCAGAGGATAGTGAAGAATATCGGTGTTACAGGACTTGCACAGGTTTTAACTGCACTGATGTCCTTTGTACTCCTTATTTACCTTGCAAGATTCCTCGGGGAGGCTGAATTCGGAAAGTACAGCTTCGCATTTTCCCTTACCACGCTCCTGGCTACACTAACAGACCTCGGGGTTAACCAGTTACTTGTAAGGGAAATAGCAAGGAATAAGGATATCTCAGAGGAGTACGTCAACAACGCCGTCATGATGAAGGTTCCCCTCGCCGCCATAACATTCATGGTTATAGTGGCTGTTTCCTTGATTTTAAACCTTAAAACCGATGTTATGGTACTCCTGTATCTCTTTGGAGTCTACAGTGTCCTCCTCACAGTTTCAAACACATATGTCTCCCTTTTCCAGGCCTGGGAGCAGATGGAGTATGCTGCCATACTCCAGATCATTGAAAGGGTATTCACGGTGGCCCTTGGCCTTGCCGTGCTCATTCTGGGCTATGGTGTCATTGCTGTTGCCTGTGTATATGCTGCTGCCGGGGTGCTGGATGTTGTTATTTCAGTTGCCATAACCTCAAGGAGGTTCCTGAGGCCATCATTAAGTTTCAATCCTTCTCTTCAGAGGAAACTCATTGTTATGGGGCTTCCATTCGGCCTTAACTCACTATTTGCAATGTTCTTCTTCAAGATAGACACGGTGCTTCTTGGTATCATGAAGGATGATGTGGCCGTCGGTATCTACAATGCGGCCTACAACCCGCTGCTGAGTCTCAGCATGATCGTCTCCGGGATGGTGGCTGCTGCCATCTACCCTGTGATGTCAAGGTACTTCACCTCTGATACCGATTCCCTTGAGACCTTCACAATGGTATCCTGCAGGTACCTCTCGATACTTGGTTTCCCGATAGCCGTCGGGTGCCTGGTACTTGCTGATAGATTCATAGAGTTATTCTATGGTGGGGGGTACCTTGGAGCCACCCTGGCTTTCCAGATACTGGCCCTATTCATACCCATCAGGCTTGTGAGCACAGTCACGGGGACCCTCCTGACCTCCATCAACAGGCAGGGTTACAGAATGCTGAGTGTGGGCCTTAGCGCCGTTCTGAATATAATACTCAACGTTGCACTCATACCTGCCTACAGTTATATCGGTGCAAGTGCTGCGACTGTTATCTCCGAGTTTTTCCTTTACCTCCTCTTCCTCTTCTATATCTGGCGCCACTATCGGGGGGTGAATGTGAGCAGCACCTTCACGACGCCCGCCGTTGCATCCATAGTTATGGCCCTTGCAATTTATCCCGTGAGGGATATGAGTCTCATGATAACGGTTGCTCTTGCATCATGCGTATACTTCACTGTCCTTGCGGTTATTGGGGGTTTCAGGGAGGAGGACCGGATGATTATAATGAATGTTCTGGGGAGAGAGTAA
- a CDS encoding polysaccharide pyruvyl transferase family protein, with amino-acid sequence MKKMKILALGLTPCADNRGVSAITFGVIKVLRKAFRDCEIRIWHTFPESYHRKKMTVEIHRDFFINRDSNVYVYFIRLFVITVFSLFYLLTRKLGFRCNLFSHHKIFKWYQNADLVVSCNFGDVFSDLYGIVPFLSLFSQNLISIMLGNRIVMFPQSIGPFNNLLTRKLAKFILKNSEIIFLREKNSYKYLEELDIDSSKVFFIPDLAFLLNKADDELINNLLIKEGVSETYILNKKFVGISVNPALHKYSKTKKDEYFNIIRCFIDYITGEKEFCVLFVPNVTFDKGYDTRSLADDIKKKCKNKDQIFSINGDYTAQELKGIINRCDFFVGSLTHTLIASTSLCIPSLAISYSHKTKGIMDRVGMGDYVLDIRNVDVEQIIVKFNELCDKKGYLKLQLKEKIAAEKEKIWELINLVNTLFYENF; translated from the coding sequence ATGAAAAAGATGAAAATTTTAGCATTAGGACTGACACCTTGTGCAGATAACAGAGGTGTCAGTGCAATTACCTTTGGAGTAATCAAGGTATTGAGAAAGGCGTTTAGAGATTGCGAAATAAGAATATGGCATACATTTCCAGAGTCATATCATAGGAAAAAGATGACAGTAGAAATACACCGAGATTTCTTTATAAATAGAGATTCTAATGTTTATGTATATTTCATCAGGCTTTTTGTTATAACAGTGTTTTCATTATTTTACCTTTTAACAAGGAAATTGGGTTTTAGATGTAATCTTTTCAGTCATCATAAAATCTTTAAATGGTATCAAAACGCTGATTTGGTAGTATCTTGTAATTTTGGGGATGTTTTTTCTGACTTGTATGGTATTGTACCATTTTTGTCTCTTTTTTCGCAAAACTTAATTTCTATCATGTTAGGAAATCGAATAGTGATGTTTCCGCAGTCTATTGGTCCTTTTAACAATTTATTAACAAGAAAACTTGCTAAGTTTATATTAAAGAATTCTGAAATAATTTTTTTGAGAGAAAAAAACAGTTATAAATATCTAGAAGAACTTGATATCGATTCTTCAAAAGTTTTTTTCATTCCAGATCTTGCTTTTCTTTTAAACAAAGCTGATGATGAGTTAATTAATAATCTATTGATAAAAGAGGGGGTTTCTGAAACATATATTTTAAATAAAAAATTTGTAGGTATATCGGTAAACCCAGCGTTGCATAAATATTCAAAAACAAAAAAGGATGAATATTTTAACATAATACGATGTTTTATCGATTATATTACTGGAGAGAAAGAATTTTGTGTTCTATTTGTTCCTAATGTTACATTTGATAAAGGTTATGACACAAGGTCTCTGGCGGATGATATTAAAAAGAAATGTAAAAATAAGGATCAAATTTTCTCTATAAATGGTGACTACACTGCTCAGGAACTTAAGGGTATCATAAACAGATGTGATTTTTTTGTAGGTTCTTTAACTCATACACTAATTGCATCTACCTCGCTCTGCATACCTTCATTGGCTATATCTTACAGTCATAAAACTAAAGGGATAATGGATAGAGTGGGAATGGGGGATTATGTTTTAGATATTAGAAATGTGGATGTTGAGCAGATTATTGTAAAGTTTAATGAACTTTGTGATAAAAAAGGTTATTTAAAACTGCAGCTAAAGGAGAAGATCGCGGCTGAAAAGGAAAAAATTTGGGAGCTTATAAATTTAGTTAATACATTATTTTATGAGAATTTTTAA
- a CDS encoding metal-dependent hydrolase gives MRFRTHITAAVALFLMVNLIHPVNSLINGALLAGAASVLPDILDFLAGRHRGIGHTLLILPPLLLLSLGSPGIGVPLLVGVSSHLALDLFTVRGCPLLYPLNDTPYHCLRRNRRIKTGTAGEWAILSFLLILALALSLVSVGALDGFYETDDGNSTVNDSGISVSVHVEADRDVNVTMVNQNGSESIHVDFMDD, from the coding sequence TTGAGGTTCAGGACCCACATAACAGCTGCAGTGGCACTCTTCCTCATGGTAAACCTCATCCACCCTGTAAATTCCCTCATCAACGGGGCCCTCCTCGCCGGTGCTGCATCAGTGCTCCCTGACATCCTCGACTTCCTCGCCGGGAGGCACAGGGGCATCGGACACACACTTCTAATTCTACCACCCCTTCTGCTCCTATCACTGGGGAGTCCAGGGATCGGGGTGCCCCTCCTTGTCGGGGTATCATCCCACCTGGCCCTGGACCTCTTCACGGTCCGCGGATGCCCCCTGCTATACCCCCTCAATGACACACCCTACCACTGCCTCCGCAGGAACAGAAGGATAAAGACAGGGACAGCCGGCGAGTGGGCCATCCTCTCATTCCTCCTGATCCTTGCCCTGGCACTATCCCTTGTATCTGTGGGTGCCCTGGATGGATTCTATGAAACTGATGATGGAAACTCTACCGTGAATGACAGCGGGATCAGTGTGAGTGTACACGTGGAGGCTGACAGGGACGTTAACGTTACAATGGTCAATCAGAACGGTTCTGAGAGCATCCATGTTGATTTCATGGACGATTAA